A region of the Candidatus Dependentiae bacterium genome:
ATTTGATGATTTCCTCCTCCAAGATTCTAGTTTTTGCAGATATGCCCTTCAATTCTTACATATTAACATTACACATTCTGAAGCTTCGTGGAAATGGAAAGGAATAATGACCATGCAATGGCCATTATGTTAGGCGTTTCTTAGATGTTTGGCCTCACATTCACACGAGACGCTATCTTTTGGCCCAATGACCTGTCAGCCTGAGTCCAATACGAGATCCATATGTTGCGAACCTCGTGTGTGACGCGGGGGTCCGATAACGCTTCCACAAACCGTCTTACGAACCGCTCTTGCCTATCTGGTGCCCATGATCGGTATCTGTCTCCAGCTTGCTTAAAGTTATGATTCTCCTTGGGAATCACACACCTTTCTCTTTTGCCGCTCAACACATTAGGCGGCATCGGGAACTTCTCAGCATGGCGACAAGGATCATATCTTGAAGGGAAGTAATTCACCTCCTCGTCTCTATGCATGAAGTTCATGAATCCTTCATGGTGGTTATTATGGTGAGGACATTTAGGAGCATTCACTGGGAGCTGAAGATAGTTAGGTCCAAGGCGATGCCTCTGTGTATCCGCATAAGCAAAACTCCTAGCTTGCAACATCTTATCATCCGAGTAATGAATCCCAGGCACCAACGACATGGAGAACGCCAACATCTCATTCTCCGCAAAGAAGTTATCAATATTCTTATTCAACACCAACCGTCCCACCGGCTGCAACGGTATCACATCCTCAGGCCAAGCGATGGTGGTATCTAACGGTTCAAAATCATAGTTGTTTTGGTCCTCGTAATCAATGGTCTGAATATAAAGTCTCCACTCAGGGAAATTCCCAGCCGCAATGGACTCGTACAAGTCCTGAGTTGCGTGACTATGGTTGGTCCCACCAATCCTAACAGCTTCCTCCTCCAGCATGCTTTTCACACCGCAAGTGGGTTTCCAATGGAATTTGACAAGCCGGGCTTTCCCAGCTTTGTTGATTAGAGAGTAGGCTTGGACGCCGAAGCCTTCCATGTGGCGGTAGTTGATTGGGATGCCCACGTCATCGTAGAACCAAGCGAAAGACAGAAGGCTTTCCGGATGGTAAGAGCAGAAATCCAGGAATCTCCATGGCTCTTGGAGGTGGGATTTTGGGTTGGGTTTGAAGGCACGGATGACGTCGGGGAATTGCATTGCGTCACGTACGAAGAATACGGGGAAGTTGTTGCCCACTAAGTCGAAGTTGCCTTCACGTGTGTAGAATTTGACGGCGAATCCACGGGGGTCACGGAGGGTTTCGGGGCTGCCGCGCTCGTGGATGACGGTGGAGAAACGGACGATGACGGGGGTTTGGACGCCGGGGGCACGGAGGAAGTCGGCGCAGGTTAGGTCGGAGATGTCGTGGGTTACTTCGAAGAACCCCTTGGCGCTGGCTCCTCGGGCGTGGACTACTCGCTCGGGGATTCGCTCGCGGGTGAAGGTCGCGATTTTTTCGATGAGTTGATAGTCTTCTAACAGGATTGGGCCTCGTTCTCCGACGGACATCACGGCGGTGTTGTTCCATACTGGTGCGCCGGAGTTTGTCGTGCAGAATGGGGTGTTGTACGCACTTGAAGGCCGGTACTTGTAAGGATCCATGTCCGGCCTTCTGATATTTCTACCTTCACCAATTCCGTAAACAACTCTCTGTTTCTTTTTTTCTCAATTGTCTTTTTTTTTTTTTTTTTAAAAAAAAGTAAAGCTATGTTGGGAGTATTTAGCAGTTCCATCATGTCACCGCCGGACGAGTTAGTCGCCGCCGGCAGCCGTACGCCGTCGCCAAAAACCACATCGGCGGCTCTCTTGAACCGGTTCGTCCAGACCAACTCCTCCGCCGTGTCCTTGCAGCTCGGGGACCATGTCCAGCTTGCTTACAGTCACGAAACTGAATCCGCCTTATGCCCCAGATCGTTCGCAGTGAAGGACGACATCTTCTGTTTATTCGAGGGAGTTTTGGACAATTTAGGAAGCCTCCGGCAACAATACGGCTTAGCCAAATCGGCGAACGAGGTGATTCTAGTGATCGAAGCTTACAAGGCCCTCCGTGACCGAGCCCCCTACCCGGCCAGCCACGTCGTCGGCCATCTTAGCGGCAGTTTCGCCTTCATCGTCTTCGACA
Encoded here:
- a CDS encoding catalase, whose product is MDPYKYRPSSAYNTPFCTTNSGAPVWNNTAVMSVGERGPILLEDYQLIEKIATFTRERIPERVVHARGASAKGFFEVTHDISDLTCADFLRAPGVQTPVIVRFSTVIHERGSPETLRDPRGFAVKFYTREGNFDLVGNNFPVFFVRDAMQFPDVIRAFKPNPKSHLQEPWRFLDFCSYHPESLLSFAWFYDDVGIPINYRHMEGFGVQAYSLINKAGKARLVKFHWKPTCGVKSMLEEEAVRIGGTNHSHATQDLYESIAAGNFPEWRLYIQTIDYEDQNNYDFEPLDTTIAWPEDVIPLQPVGRLVLNKNIDNFFAENEMLAFSMSLVPGIHYSDDKMLQARSFAYADTQRHRLGPNYLQLPVNAPKCPHHNNHHEGFMNFMHRDEEVNYFPSRYDPCRHAEKFPMPPNVLSGKRERCVIPKENHNFKQAGDRYRSWAPDRQERFVRRFVEALSDPRVTHEVRNIWISYWTQADRSLGQKIASRVNVRPNI